CCGCCTTGCGCGAGCATAACGTCAGCACGGTTCTGGACGTTGGGTGCGGCGAAGGCAAGCTGCTGAGGATTCTGAAAAAGCAAAAGGGCTTCAGCAAGATCGCGGGATGCGACGTCTCCACGCAAAGTCTTGAAATCGCCAATGAGCGCCTGCAAAGCCGTTTCCCGAAGCGCGGCGAGCCGGAGATTGAATTGTTTCAATCCGCCCTGACCTATAAGGACAAGCGGTTCAAGGACTATGACGCACTCGTGCTGGTCGAGGTGATCGAGCATGTGGACGAGCCCCGCCTGCCTGCCCTCGAACGGGCTGTGTTCGGGGCTGGCGTCCGCGTGGTGCTGGTCACGACGCCGAACGGCGAATATAACGCCCTGTTCGAAACCCTCCCGGCGGGGCAGTTTCGCCACGCCGACCACCGTTTCGAATGGACCCGCAAGCAGTTCGAGGATTGGGGAACCCGCGTGGCAACCAGCTTCGGCTATGACGTTACCTTCGCCCCTATCGGTGACATCGATGAGAAACTTGGCGCCCCATCCCAGATGGCGGTGTTTGTGAAGCCTGAAAAGGAAAAATTAAATGTTTAATTGGTTTAAGAAAAAGCAAGCCCCTGCAATTGCAAAAGAAAATACTAAAATAGAGAAAAAGGAATCTCTTGCAGATTATAACAAATTGATCCAATCGACTATAAAACCTTACATCAAAATTGATGCAAAGCCTGAATCAGACCTCCCGCCATGGCAAAGCAAATTCGGAGGCACACCCTATATGCCGGAAGGCGTGGTCTGGCCGCAAATGAGTGACGGCAGTGATCTACATTTGCTCGCGCAAATCAATTTCGGAGAGGTTCCCGCACTTGATCCATTTCCACAAAAGGGAATTTTGCAATTCTGGCTTGGTGTTAACGACCTTTATGGCCTTGATTTTTCTGATCCTGTCAGACAAGACTCTTTTCGGCTTGTTTATTACCCAGACTTGGAAAAAACTGGCTTACAGAGCTCCTTTGGGGACAAATTGAAGTGGGATGAGTCCTCACCTTTTGAAGATGATTGTCCATCCTTGTCCCTCTCCTTTTCAAAAGAAGAAATGCCCGTTAATTTTGATGATTTTCAAGCGGGCGCGCTATTGAAAGATCTGCCTGAAGCGCTTGTGCATGATTATAATGACTCCTTTGATCATACCGGACATAGGATCGGAGGTTACGCCCACTTCACCCAAAGTGATCCGCGTGAAAGCAAGTATGAGTACAGTGTTAAAGACATTCTTCTTCTGCAAATCGATAGCGATGATAAAAATAACATTCTCTGGGGTGACTGCGGGGTAGCGAATTTTTTTATCAGTGAGAGAAAACTTAAGGCGCTGGATTTTTCGAAGGTCTTATATAACTGGGATTGCTGTTAACAAATGACCAACACCATCAACATCCCCGAACTTTCCCTCGTCGTGCTGGTCGGCTCGTCCGGCTCGGGGAAATCGTCGTTCGCGCGCAAACATTTCAAGCCGACGGAAATCCTGTCGTCCGATTTCTGCCGGGGGCTGGTCTCGGATAACGAGAATGACCAGACTTGTTCGGACGACGCCTTCGACATCCTGCACAAAATCGCGGCCACCCGCATGAAACGCGGCAAAATGACCGTAATCGACGCCACCAACGTCAGCCCGCAGGACCGCGCCGAACTCGTCAAACTGGCGCGGGAGCATTATGTCCTGCCTGTGGCCATTGTTTTTGACATGCCCTGGCAACTCTGCCATGAACGCAACGAGCAGCGCCCGGACCGGCAATTCGGCAAGCACGTCGTCATGCGCCACACCAGCCTGTTGCGACGGGGCTTGCGGAGCCTTCGCAAAAGCGAGGGTTTTACCAACGTCCATATCCTGACCAGCGTGGAGGCGGTGGATTCGGTTGAAATCGTGCGCCAGCCCCTCTGGAACAACAAGAAGGACGAACACGGACCCTTCGATATTATCGGCGACATTCACGGCTGCTTCGATGAGCTTATTACCTTGCTGAAAAAGCTTGGCTACAAGGTGGCCAAAGCCAAGGACAGATTTAACGTCACCCACGCCGCAGGGCGCAAGATTATCTTCGTGGGCGATCTGGTCGATCGCGGCCCCAAAACGCCGGACGTCCTGCGGCTGGCGATGAATACGATCGAAGACGGCGTGGCCTTTTGCGTCGTCGGCAACCACGACGACAAGCTTAAACGTGCGCTCTCGGGCAAGGATGTCAGAGATCGCCCACGGGCTTCAGGAAAGCCTCGATCAGTTGGCGCTGGAAAGCGAAGAGTTCCGTCATAAAGTCACCAAGTTTCTGGGCGGCCTCATCAGCCATTATGTCTTCGACGACGGCGGACTGGCGGTCGCCCATGCGGGAATCAAGGAAAAATATATCGGACGCGGCGCCCCCAGCATCAAGCAATTCTGTATGTACGGCGAAACCACGGGCGAAACCGATGAATTCGGCCTGCCGGTCCGCTACCCGTGGGCGAATGATTACCGGGCAGCACCCTTGTCGTTTACGGCCACACCCCGATCCCCGCGCCGGAATGGGTCAACAACACCATCAACATTGATACGGGCTGTGTCTTCGGCGGCAAGCTGACCGCTCTGCGCTATCCTGAAAAGGAGCTTGTTTCGATCAAAGCCAAGAAGGTGTATTCCGAACCGATCCGTCCGCTCGTAAGCAATACAAATGCGAATGATTACGATGTTCTGGATATGGCCGATGTTTCCGGCAAGCGGTTTATCAGCACGGAACTTCATAAAAGCATGACCATCCAGAATGAAAACGCCATGGCCGCTCTGGAGGTCATGAGCCGCTTTGCGGTTGATCCGCGCTGGCTGGTCTACCTGCCGCCCACCATGTCGCCGACCGAAACCAGCACCAAGGATGGCTATCTCGAACACCCCGATGAAGCCTTCGCCCATTACCGCTCCCAAGGGATCGAGAAAGTCATCTGCGAGGAAAAGCACATGGGCTCACGGGCTATTCTTGTGGTCTGCAAAAGCGCCAAGGCAGCGCAAAAACGCTTCCGCGTTACGGATGGCTTGTCGGGCGTCTGCTATACCCGCACCGGACGCCCCTTCTTTAACGATCCGAAACTGGAAAAACGCTTTATCAGCCGTGTGGCAAAAACCGTGACCAAGGCCGGATTGTGGGATGAGTTGAAGTCAGACTGGCTGATCCTCGATTGCGAATTGATGCCGTGGTCCGCCAAAGCCCAGAGCCTTCTGGAGTTTCAATATGCGCCCGTGGCGGCGGCGGCGGATTCTTCGATCTCCGCAGCTTACAGCTTGCTTAAGCAAGCGGCCAAGCGAGTCCCTGAACTCAAGGATATGGAGGGAAGCTATGCGGAACGGCAAGGGCTGGTCCGGCAATACCGCGAGGGCCTACCGGCATTATTGCTGGCCGGTGAAATCGCTGTCGGACTATGCGCTGGCCCCGTTCCATATTCTGGCCCATGAGAAAAGCCAGAATATGCGTAAACCCCATAGCTGGCATATGAAGATGATCGAAAGCTCTGCAACGCTGATCCGGAGTTTTTCCAGAAGACTCAGCACGTCACGATCCGGCTGGAGGATGAAAAAGCCTGCGCGAAGGCCGCAAAATGGTGGGAAAAGATGGTCGCTTCCGGCGGCGAAGGTATGGTCGTCAAACCGTTGCACTTCACGGAGTTGGGAAACAAGGGTCTAGTCCAACCGGGTATCAAGTGCCGTGGCCCTGAATATTTGCGTATTATCTATGGCCCGGAATATTCCACACCCGCAAATCTCGAACGCTTGAGAAAGCGCGGCCTCGGCAAGAAACGCTCCCTTGCCCTGCGCGAATATGCGCTGGGTTACGAAGCACTCACCCACTTTGTGGAAGAAAAACCGCTCCATAAGGTCCATGAATGCGTCTTTGCCGTATTAGCGCTCGAAAGTGAGCCCGTGGACCCGCGACTGTGACTTTTCATTATTTCAGGGCGAATTGGTTGCGGGGGCAGGATTTGAACCTGCTTAGCACAACCCTTATTCAGTGCAGGTTATACGGTTTATGGTTAGCATTAGGTCACACCTCAAGGTCTCACCTTTACCACAATATGTCAATCGACTCTATTTTCGATTTTAAAGCTCGCTGGTGAGTCGAAAGCCTTCTTGGTAGGTAGGAGCACCCAAAGCCCTAAACGCTCTGTACGAGCCTCCATGAGTTAAAGAGAGTCCGCCCTACAAATCACCTGTGCAATTCCCATCACAACATTTAAAACAATGTCGCTACGCATCATACAATACTTTCCTTAGCTTCCAGTCACAACAGATTATGAGGTTATGTAGAAGCATTGAGCAATCAGGCTTTTAGTTTCAGTATTTTAGCGTAAGACACCACCCCTAGGGGGACTTTTCGCTGCATTCTAATTTTAATGCTTCCACAAAAATCTAAGATATTTTTCTGATTAAGACTTTCACGAATTGATTAAGTGTTACTGGTGAACAACATTTTATAAGTGTAAAATTGCCTGCGGACGCAACCCATTTTTATTGTTATGAAAAATGCAAGATCGAGAAACAGACAAAGTTATAGCCTTCGCTCAAGAATTACGCAAAATACAAGACAGCGGCGAAGAAGCAAAAACTATTTTAGCCACAAGTGACAGGGTTCTGGCCAGAATTACTGATGGTATATATAGGCAACCATCATCTGCACTAAGAGAATTAATTTCTAATGGATACGATGCAGATGCCACAGAAGTAATCATACAAACCGACGCCCCTCGTTTTGAAAAAATAACAATTCGAGACAATGGCAATGGAATGACGCATGAAGCGCTATCAAACCTCATTCACAATATAGGCGGGAGCATTAAGAGAACGGCGCGTGAAGATGGCTTTGGGGTTGTAGACAAAAATGATCCAACCCTTAGTCCTGTCAAAAAAAGAAAGCTGATCGGAAAAATTGGTATCGGTCTTTTCGCCGTTTCTCAACTAACACAACATTTTCAAATTATAACCAAAAGAAAAGGTAACAATTTTCGTCTGGTTGCCGATGTTATACTAAAAACATACACAGAAGATGACTTACAAAAACTTAAAACCAGAAAAGGAAATAAATTTGAAACAGGGACCGTCGTTGTAAAGGCAATTAAAGACCCAAACACAAAAAGTCATGGAACAGACATTATTTTGCTTAAGTTGAAAAAAACTCCCAAGATTTGCTTAAAAGCAAAGAGAAATGGATGAGGCTTTATGCCTCTGAAGGTTCAGAGGACGAAGGAGTAGAAGAAGAACCTGCCTATCATATTGGAAAACTAAATATTAAGGATGGAACTACTATTGAACGCGCCGCAAAACTTCCATGGAAACCAAAAGATAATCCAGAAGAAAAATTTTATAAACTTACTCAAGCCGTATTGGATCAAGTGGGTATTAAATATCCTAAACCAAAATTAGCAGACATATTTGACAACTACTTAAACACAATATGGACGCTTAGCCTTTCAGCCCCACTTACGTATGTGGAAAAACACCCATTTGATATTGATTCAACAGATGGGATACGCGCCTTTATGCTTTCTAACGGCAAAGGGCAAGCCCAAGAAATAGAGCTAAAAGGTAAAAAGTCCATACGTGATATTGCGGACCTCAATGCTCCCGAAAGACAGCAAAGCGATACCTTTAAAGTATATTTTGATGATGTGCTCTTAAGTAGACCTATTCTATTTAAAAGACTTCCAAAAACAGATCACACTATAAAAACGCCTTTAATTTTTGTTGGAAAATGCACTCCAAACTTAGGAAAAATACCAGAAGAAATTAGGGGTGGAAACTTATCTTTTGAAGCATATCTTTTATGGAACTCAAAATTGTGCCAAATGAGCACAATGGCGTTCTATTAAGAATACACGATGCTTCAGGAGCCTTGTTTGATGAAACATTTTTAAAATACCAAGTTTCAGAACAAACCCGCCTAAGGCAACTAACAGCAGAAATTTTTATTAAGGAAGGATTAGACGCTGCTTTAAATATAGATAGGGAATCTTTTAACTACGCTCATCCACACTATCAATTTATAACCCAATGGCTCCACCGCGCCATAAGACAGTTTACCAATAAACACAAGGCACTCGGATCAGAAATCAGAGACTTAATTAAAACAGCGGAGCAAAAAAAGCAAAAATCTAGAATTAATGAGTTAGCGGAAAAACAATGGGAAAAACACAAAAAAAGCGATTATTCAGATGTGCCAAAAGTAAGGTTAGTAAGCGATTCCGAAGTAAAAAACGAAAGAGCTGCAGGCAGGATTGCCTTTAATAAAAAGAACGTAATTCCATCGACGGTTTCTTCTTCAAAACGTGCAGATACCGCTATAAGAGAACAAAAGATCGAAGTTCTAGTTACAATCCTAAGCGCATATAATATTCTCGAAGATATGGCATTTGAAAAGCAAGAAGAATTGATTAAATCTATAGCAGATTTGTTCTTAGGAGATGAGTAGTGAAATGCCTGAGATAAAAGACAATGATGATGCAGAAGACCTTTTACAGGAGATATATGACGAGAAAGTTCCGCAGCACTCAGTTATATCAAAGCGCGACTTTAAGCCTTGGCATAATCCTAGAAAACACTGGGTAAGAATTCACCAACTATGTAGCTTAGCTCAACGGCTGTTTAAAGATATAAAGCTTCCAGACGATACCGTTCGATACTTAACTTTACCGGGAGAGGAACTTCTCGACATTCAAGCACTGCAAGCGATTGCCAAAGCAGAGGCAGAAAACCCTTTAGATATTCAACCACCAGAAATAACTGCCAAAGCAGGCACCGAAGAACTTTTAGATATTCAAGCTGTGCAGGGTACTTTAGAAGGAGTAAAAGGGAAATCTCTTAAGCTT
The sequence above is drawn from the Alphaproteobacteria bacterium genome and encodes:
- a CDS encoding DUF1963 domain-containing protein translates to MFNWFKKKQAPAIAKENTKIEKKESLADYNKLIQSTIKPYIKIDAKPESDLPPWQSKFGGTPYMPEGVVWPQMSDGSDLHLLAQINFGEVPALDPFPQKGILQFWLGVNDLYGLDFSDPVRQDSFRLVYYPDLEKTGLQSSFGDKLKWDESSPFEDDCPSLSLSFSKEEMPVNFDDFQAGALLKDLPEALVHDYNDSFDHTGHRIGGYAHFTQSDPRESKYEYSVKDILLLQIDSDDKNNILWGDCGVANFFISERKLKALDFSKVLYNWDCC
- a CDS encoding ATP-binding protein, with translation MQDRETDKVIAFAQELRKIQDSGEEAKTILATSDRVLARITDGIYRQPSSALRELISNGYDADATEVIIQTDAPRFEKITIRDNGNGMTHEALSNLIHNIGGSIKRTAREDGFGVVDKNDPTLSPVKKRKLIGKIGIGLFAVSQLTQHFQIITKRKGNNFRLVADVILKTYTEDDLQKLKTRKGNKFETGTVVVKAIKDPNTKSHGTDIILLKLKKTPKICLKAKRNG